In Humulus lupulus chromosome 6, drHumLupu1.1, whole genome shotgun sequence, a single genomic region encodes these proteins:
- the LOC133781920 gene encoding auxin-induced protein 15A-like, which translates to MGFSLPRVVPAKKLLRRSLSNSSKAASMAVDVPKGHLAVYVGENKKKRFVVPVSFLSQPSFQDLLTRAEEEYGYDHPMGGLTIPCSEDAFIDVISNLNAA; encoded by the coding sequence ATGGGTTTCAGTTTGCCAAGAGTAGTTCCAGCTAAGAAATTGCTTCGAAGATCTTTGTCCAACTCAAGCAAAGCAGCTTCAATGGCAGTAGATGTCCCTAAAGGCCATTTGGCAGTTTATGTTGGAGAGAACAAAAAGAAGCGGTTTGTTGTTCCTGTGTCATTCTTGAGCCAACCTTCATTTCAAGACTTGCTTACTCGAGCTGAAGAAGAATATGGATATGATCATCCAATGGGAGGCCTAACAATTCCCTGCTCAGAAGATGCATTTATTGATGTCATCTCCAATCTGAATGCTGCATGA
- the LOC133781917 gene encoding uncharacterized protein LOC133781917, giving the protein MMGTKKAGYGWAVSAGLNAALAAISAKLFSSHQIIRYGLVLLFNLTMWGCYVNSLRALSSLQATVTNFATNFLTSGLAGYFLFEEPLPFQWFSGATLIVVGVLILSKSSIHKNKARTE; this is encoded by the coding sequence ATGATGGGTACGAAGAAAGCAGGGTACGGTTGGGCAGTGTCAGCGGGGCTCAACGCCGCTCTAGCTGCCATATCCGCCAAGCTTTTTAGCTCTCATCAGATAATCAGGTATGGTTTGGTACTACTGTTCAACCTCACAATGTGGGGATGTTATGTCAACAGCCTTAGAgctctctcttctcttcaagctACGGTCACCAATTTTGCTACCAACTTTCTCACTTCTGGCCTAGCTGGGTACTTTTTGTTTGAAGAACCATTACCATTTCAGTGGTTTTCAGGTGCCACGCTTATTGTAGTTGGGGTCCTCATCCTTAGTAAATCAAGTATTCACAAGAACAAGGCTAGGACAGAGTAA
- the LOC133781921 gene encoding indole-3-acetic acid-induced protein ARG7-like → MGFSLPRVVPAKKLLRRSFSNSNKAASMAVDVPRGHLAVYVGENEKKRFVVPVSFLSQPLFQELLVQAEEEYGYDHPMGGLTIPCTEDAFIDTISNLNAS, encoded by the coding sequence ATGGGTTTCAGTTTGCCAAGAGTAGTTCCAGCTAAGAAATTGCTTCGACGATCTTTTTCCAATTCAAACAAAGCTGCTTCAATGGCAGTTGATGTCCCTAGAGGCCATTTAGCAGTTTATGTTGGCGAGAACGAAAAGAAGAGGTTTGTTGTTCCTGTGTCATTCTTAAGCCAACCTTTATTTCAAGAGTTGCTTGTCCAAGCTGAAGAAGAATATGGATATGATCATCCGATGGGAGGCCTAACAATTCCCTGCACAGAAGATGCATTTATCGACACCATCTCAAATCTGAATGCTTCATGA
- the LOC133781922 gene encoding auxin-responsive protein SAUR24-like produces the protein MAFRFASLVHAKQLIQRPFPSTKDIPKGFLAVYVGDESGMKRFVIPVAYLNQPSFQDFLSRAEEEFGFHHPMGALTFPCTEDAFLNLISRLNA, from the coding sequence ATGGCTTTCCGCTTTGCTAGCTTAGTTCATGCCAAGCAACTCATTCAGAGGCCTTTTCCAAGCACAAAAGATATTCCTAAAGGCTTTTTGGCAGTTTATGTTGGTGATGAGAGCGGAATGAAGAGATTTGTGATCCCTGTGGCGTACTTGAACCAACCATCTTTCCAAGACTTTCTAAGTCGAGCTGAAGAAGAATTTGGATTCCATCATCCAATGGGAGCTCTCACATTTCCCTGCACAGAAGATGCCTTCCTCAATCTTATTTCTCGCTTGAATGCCTAA